A part of Ictalurus furcatus strain D&B chromosome 8, Billie_1.0, whole genome shotgun sequence genomic DNA contains:
- the ca5a gene encoding carbonic anhydrase 5A, mitochondrial isoform X2 → MLCHKACEAAEYIKKMHPMWQEPLEMPGGERQSPIDINLRKSVFDPNLKPLVTQYDPRTCQQIWNNGYSFLVEYDDTTDKSTLRGGPLEDQFRLCQFHFHWGENNTWGSEHTVDRHLYPAELHLVHWNADKYALFEEAIMEENGLAVIGVFLKVGKRHEGLQKLVDALPAVRHKDSVVEFTKFDPSCLLPESMNEYWTYAGSLTTPPLTEAVTWIIMKQAIEVSHEQLAVFRSLLFTSAEEEVQKSMVNNFRVQQPLKGRTVRSSFTPFLQDVPSTDP, encoded by the exons ATGTTGTGTCATAAAGCATGCGAGGCAGCggaatacattaaaaaaa tGCACCCGATGTGGCAGGAGCCTCTGGAAATGCCTGGAGGAGAGCGCCAGTCTCCCATCGACATCAACCTGCGTAAAAGCGTCTTCGACCCAAACCTGAAGCCATTGGTTACACAGTACGACCCCAGAACCTGCCAGCAGATCTGGAACAACGGATACTCCTTCCTCGTCGAATACGACGACACGACAGACAAGTCCA CACTGCGTGGTGGTCCCCTGGAGGATCAGTTCAGGTTGTGTCAGTTTCATTTCCACTGGGGAGAGAATAACACCTGGGGCTCTGAACACACTGTGGACCGCCACCTCTACCCCGCTGAG CTCCACTTGGTCCACTGGAATGCAGATAAATACGCTTTGTTTGAGGAGGCCATCATGGAGGAGAATGGACTGGCTGTTATCGGGGTCTTCCTGAAG GTTGGGAAGAGACACGAGGGTCTGCAGAAGCTGGTGGACGCTCTACCTGCCGTCAGACACAAG GATAGTGTAGTGGAGTTCACTAAATTTGACCCATCCTGCCTCCTGCCTGAGAGCATGAACGAATATTGGACGTACGCCGGATCTCTAACCACGCCCCCTCTGACCGAGGCCGTCACCTGGATCATCATGAAGCAGGCCATTGAAGTGAGCCACGAACAG tTGGCCGTGTTCAGGAGTCTGCTGTTCACCTCGGCGGAGGAAGAGGTCCAGAAGAGCATGGTGAACAACTTCCGGGTCCAGCAGCCTCTAAAGGGACGGACAGTTCGCTCGTCCTTCACCCCGTTCCTCCAGGACGTTCCTTCCACTGACCCTTAA
- the ca5a gene encoding carbonic anhydrase 5A, mitochondrial isoform X1 → MVALTVLARHLQRNLVRQLRIPRLSVPVRRCNLSACSSRYVRSQLHPMWQEPLEMPGGERQSPIDINLRKSVFDPNLKPLVTQYDPRTCQQIWNNGYSFLVEYDDTTDKSTLRGGPLEDQFRLCQFHFHWGENNTWGSEHTVDRHLYPAELHLVHWNADKYALFEEAIMEENGLAVIGVFLKVGKRHEGLQKLVDALPAVRHKDSVVEFTKFDPSCLLPESMNEYWTYAGSLTTPPLTEAVTWIIMKQAIEVSHEQLAVFRSLLFTSAEEEVQKSMVNNFRVQQPLKGRTVRSSFTPFLQDVPSTDP, encoded by the exons ATGGTGGCCCTAACTGTGCTTGCTCGGCACCTCCAGAGGAACCTGGTGCGGCAGCTCCGAATTCCGCGGCTCTCGGTTCCGGTCCGCAGGTGCAACCTGTCCGCCTGCTCCAGCAGATACGTCCGGTCCCAGC tGCACCCGATGTGGCAGGAGCCTCTGGAAATGCCTGGAGGAGAGCGCCAGTCTCCCATCGACATCAACCTGCGTAAAAGCGTCTTCGACCCAAACCTGAAGCCATTGGTTACACAGTACGACCCCAGAACCTGCCAGCAGATCTGGAACAACGGATACTCCTTCCTCGTCGAATACGACGACACGACAGACAAGTCCA CACTGCGTGGTGGTCCCCTGGAGGATCAGTTCAGGTTGTGTCAGTTTCATTTCCACTGGGGAGAGAATAACACCTGGGGCTCTGAACACACTGTGGACCGCCACCTCTACCCCGCTGAG CTCCACTTGGTCCACTGGAATGCAGATAAATACGCTTTGTTTGAGGAGGCCATCATGGAGGAGAATGGACTGGCTGTTATCGGGGTCTTCCTGAAG GTTGGGAAGAGACACGAGGGTCTGCAGAAGCTGGTGGACGCTCTACCTGCCGTCAGACACAAG GATAGTGTAGTGGAGTTCACTAAATTTGACCCATCCTGCCTCCTGCCTGAGAGCATGAACGAATATTGGACGTACGCCGGATCTCTAACCACGCCCCCTCTGACCGAGGCCGTCACCTGGATCATCATGAAGCAGGCCATTGAAGTGAGCCACGAACAG tTGGCCGTGTTCAGGAGTCTGCTGTTCACCTCGGCGGAGGAAGAGGTCCAGAAGAGCATGGTGAACAACTTCCGGGTCCAGCAGCCTCTAAAGGGACGGACAGTTCGCTCGTCCTTCACCCCGTTCCTCCAGGACGTTCCTTCCACTGACCCTTAA